In Equus przewalskii isolate Varuska chromosome 31, EquPr2, whole genome shotgun sequence, the sequence GGAGCCGGCTGCGACACCGTGCGCGGGGCGGGCACAGCGTCTACCGGGACGGCGGGCGCGGCAGGGGGCTTCCTGGGGCGGCGGGGCCCCGGCGGGTTGGGGACGGGTGGGCGCGATGAGCGGGACCCGGGCCGCCGTCCGTTCAGGCCGCGCTGCGGGATGCGGCGGCAGGGTCTCTGCCGGGCCCCCGGGGGATGCAGCGCCCACCCAAGAACCTTCCGGAGAGCGGCTGCCCCGCCCTCTGATCCAGGGAAGCCCGGCCCGGCCAGGCTGTCCCGGGAGAGAAGGGCGCTGGGCCGCCGCCGGCTCTTGGAGGAGAAGGTCTCCTGGCGCCGCCGCCTCCGCAGGCGGGTTCCAGAGACGCCTGGTCCTCAGGGGACACAGAGCATCAGAGGCAAGGGCAGCGAGGACCCCCTGAGGCCACCTGTCAGGTGCGCTGCTTcaaaatgggaagaggaaggcCCTTTGCTTTTCCCTGAAGGATGTGAGGGTGTCGGGAAAGGCTCTAGAAGAAGATTGTGTGGGCCCCGAAGATCGTGCGCTGAGACCAAGGGGTCAGGGATCGGGCTGGGGTCAGATTCCTCCTTCCCAGGTGGGCGGGCTGCTGGTACCCCGCTTAGTGTGgggcctggggggctggggggttTCCTGGGTCCCCTGGCCCCAGCATTGCGACCACCATAGTGGAGTGAGTGGGTCTCTCATACAGAATCTGCTTTAGGTATTGTAAATATCTTCCCCCAGTAGTCCATCcctcttttaaaattgttgtgCCATTGAACAGAAATACTTAATTTTGATATCATTAAATCTATTTTTCACCTATGGTTTGCgctattttcttctcatttaagaCATTCTTTCTCACTCCAGGTTTCAGGCATTCTGTCCTGCGTGGTCTTAGTTTCATCCTTCACCCTCCACAGTTAAGCCTCTGATCCGTCTAGCCCTCCTGAGTGTTGGGTGTGATGTAAGGATTCGGGTTTATCTGTCTCCACAGACAAGCGAGTGTTTTCAACATCATCTACTAAATAGTTTTTACTCGCTGATTTTTGATGCCACCTTAATATCATTCCCATCAGAGATAAGTCTGTTTCTGAGggtctgttcttttcttttgatgcGTGTCCTGTCTTCAGTAAGTTCAACACAGTCTTAATAAATGTGGCTTTGGACTATATGTAATCACCTAGAGGAGTGGTGCCTCGTTTTTCACAGTTGACTTAGCTGTCGATGGACCTTGTCATCTtccacataaaattatataaatcagttgttgagtattttttaagTCCTGATGATGTTTAACTGGCATTTATTAAGGTTGTAGATTAAATTGAGGATTACTGTCATTTTCATATCACCATCCAAGAATGTTAAAGacctattcatttattcagattaTCCCTCATGTCCTTTGAAGAGAGTTTTAGACTTTAAGCGACAGAGGGAGAGGATGTCCCAGGACACAGGTCAGATCTATccccagaggaagagaaggagggtggAAGTACAAGACAGCCAAGATAATTGTCCTGAGAAGGcaggcttccttcatcatttggATCCaatttcatgatttattttcagAGGGTAAGAGGACAAGAAGGATGGTGGCCAAGTCTTCACAGAGGGAGCAGCATGATTGTGGGAATGAGTCCAAATCAAATCCTGGTTGAAGCATCTCCATCCCTTTGAGGATGTCCAGTTACGTTTTCCAGAGGCTGGTTCTTGGATCCAATACCATCCTGGCAAAGAGGGGTCACTGAGAGGACACCGTGGGCCAGCCCCACCGAATCTGCTGGCAGGAGAGACGCCAAGGACTACAGGCCTGCAGCAGTGCAGGATGACAGGTAAGCCCTGTGCATCTTGTCAAAGCCTTGGAAAAACTTGCACCTGCTCGCACAGGTGAATCCTGCCAGGTGTGCTTGCAGGTGGTCTGCACTCTAAGTCTCGTGTGCACCCCTGCCGGGTCCTCAGATTCGGGGGAGATGATTCCAAGAGCCGGTCTGGTATCCCAAAGCTCCATGCCAACAATTTCTGAGGACTGAAAAGATACCAGGAAAGAGGAAAGCacagtggggagggcaggagagagactgGCGACTGCGCTGAGTGCAGACAGGCTCACCAGcgaggcagagagagtgaggggcCAAGAAGCACATCCTGACAACACTGAGAGAAAAGACGGTGCAGATGAAATGGAGCAGGCGCCTCACCGAAGTGTCTCTGCAGCGGCCTTAATGTTTACTTGCTTTGAGCTCTCGAAACTGAAGTATACCAATACTTTCCCTTTATTAAACTCCTTTGTTCTTTCTGAGGTGAGAGATTGGGTTTCAGGTGAGGAGGCCTTTCCTTTTCGTGTggttctctcattttcctttactGTGTACATTACTGACTTGTATTTTAAAGTCAGCAGAGAGTTATCAAAGTCATAGGATGATTTAATTTTTGTCCTCACAGTCACAGTAAAACCCACTTAAAATGGACTCTTCTCTTTGTATAATGTTTCAGTAGATTCCAATACATTATTTCAAAAGTGCTTTTATATCCATGTTCTCAATAAGGTCTCTACTTCCAGtctccatttttctgttctttcctgcGTGTGAATTCAGAGCTGCATCCAGGGAGACGtcagatttccttcattttctcagaTCTGTATGTGTGGGGAATTTGATTCGTGAAGATGGACCTGCCCTTTTCAGGGATCACCCTATTGAAGGAGACCATTTTTGGCATCAGTCACCTGACAGGAACCCACTGCTTGTCGGGATTTGTCTACGTGAGTGAGCAAGCTTTCCGTGTTATGAAAATCCTCTTCTCACGGATTTATCAGTTTCCCAGAGTGATGTGTTAAAAAGTAACATAGTATCTGTAATATTAATGTTTTCCCTAAAAACGAGTTAGTTTTTCATTCGAATCTTCTTTCCTGTATCCTGCCATGTGGTAACCATCTGGAATTTCAGTTAGAATGTGTTTTAAAGTCTTGTTTCAAACTACTATAATTTAgatatactgatttttttctttccctcatgaTTCCTGTTATGTTTTTCTAGGTTCACGCTTCGTCCTCCTGACGTacattccttcctgcctctttcaCTGGAGGCCTGTGGGGGTGAATTCAGACTCTGTCTATGTGTCAGAAATGTCTTCCCCTTTCTTTGACAGAGAGTTTGGCTCAGTATTTAACTTGGGTTCTGAgtgttttttcccttccttgttAGGGTGTTTAATGTTTCTGAGCCTCTGTCTCTCTAGCTATGAAATGGGAACGCAGCCCTCAAGAACGTGGGCATCACTGAGATGACCCCCACAGAGCTGGCCAGTCGAGTCGCTGCACAGAAGCTAAGTAGTCAGTGATGGCAGCTGTTACAATTATTCTTATAACCTCCAAAGAGAGTGTTCTCCGAGAATGACCGCGTAAGACTTAGGAGGCAAAGCTCACCCCCAAAGAAGGGAACCGGTGGCCCTGGTGTAATTTTAGTTCTTAGGCCGTGATGTCTTCAGCTGTGGTCGTCTGCAGTCTGTTCCCGCAAACCCCAGGCGGGACAGCACAGCCGGCCTCGTGCCCGGGAGCTTAGGGCTGCATGTTGGGGAGCCTCTGCTCTAACTGGCTAGCTAGATTCAGTGCCGGAAAAAAAGACTGCCCTGCTGTTCCCTCAGACTTTTCCCTGCGTGTTATTCCTCTTCACGCCCAGAGCAGACGTGTCTGTAGCGTGGTCTTCCTCTGGGCCTTGGCTTCCCTCTGCTGCTCAGCAGTGGCGGTGAGGAGGCCTCTGTCTGGAAGTCAGGGGGTTCCTTAGAGCGTTTCTTCTGTCCCAGGCCCCATGACtaaagtcaatggaaaactacaagaAACCAATCCAGGCAGGACCAGCAATGGCCCAGACCCTTCGGGAATGTGGGTTGTGGTCCCCTCCAGGCAAGGCACCACGACCAGCCGAGGTGCTTGCTGAGGGCAAAAGAGATATGAAACGGGTGATGGAAGAAGGTAGTCATAACTACCAGCTATGAAAAGGTGACCAGCTACAAAACAAGCATTAGATGGTTATgagcatttcttctttattctctgtTGACTGAGTTTGAGTgcatggtgtgtatgtgtgtgagtgtgtgtgtatgctcaACTTATATCAAAGTAAAAAAACGGACTGGTGAAACAGACTCTTGCTGCAAATGTGGGCCTGTTCTTGCTGACTCTCAGCTCACTTTTGGCCATTGGGAACGCAAAGATGCAATAAATTGTTCTCCTCTGCCATGCGGTAGACTCAAGACTTATTAAATGTTGCTACATGTGGGGTCAGCTCTCAGGAGCCTCACAGGCCTGCAGGAGCAACCCTGCAGACACCAGTCCCTTCCTCCTGGCCTTG encodes:
- the LOC103542684 gene encoding uncharacterized protein, with the translated sequence MELWDTRPALGIISPESEDPAGVHTRLRVQTTCKHTWQDSPVRAGPGVSGTRLRRRRRQETFSSKSRRRPSALLSRDSLAGPGFPGSEGGAAALRKVLGWALHPPGARQRPCRRIPQRGLNGRRPGSRSSRPPVPNPPGPRRPRKPPAAPAVPVDAVPAPRTVSQPAPGRGTAIQHRRVFPTACLRGAGSSAPRALPASPHIQDGARASGTPGSVPQTLAAHRFLPGLKVLVQFCSEAHHIWKTISRITRLNEEKETKASLKTNKQMSSKNTRTRVQ